Proteins encoded within one genomic window of Methanothrix harundinacea 6Ac:
- a CDS encoding ATP-grasp domain-containing protein, with protein MRVGVVVTDRGDWTAEAIGSGLSRQGAKAEYLDFSELAALVGSDLRLLGEGRDLLGLSALIVRDLGRRGSSDVAFRFEALSALEESGVRVVNPPAAIARAANKFATSVALQRAGIPHPETLVTTSLSSAAEFVSAHGGAVYKPLFGFKGRGLRLLAPGDPSPLRELLEERGAVYLQEFLESTAQRPRDIRAFVVGGRVAGAIFRVAPPGSWISNLARGGAPERCPLTPEIEDLAVRAASAVGAVYCGVDLIETSSGLRVLEVNGTPSGWGLHQAWGIDVGELIARAVLRLAGGSG; from the coding sequence ATGCGCGTTGGAGTTGTGGTCACCGATCGGGGGGACTGGACGGCGGAGGCGATCGGTTCGGGGCTATCGAGGCAAGGGGCAAAGGCCGAGTATCTCGACTTCTCGGAGCTGGCGGCTCTCGTCGGCTCCGACCTCCGGCTCCTGGGGGAGGGGAGGGACCTTTTGGGCCTATCCGCCCTCATCGTCAGGGACCTGGGGAGGCGGGGCTCCTCGGATGTCGCCTTCCGGTTTGAGGCCCTATCCGCCCTGGAGGAGTCGGGGGTCCGGGTCGTCAACCCTCCGGCGGCGATCGCGAGGGCGGCGAACAAGTTCGCCACCTCCGTCGCCCTCCAGCGGGCGGGGATACCCCATCCCGAGACCCTGGTGACGACGAGCCTCTCGTCGGCGGCGGAGTTCGTCTCGGCCCACGGCGGGGCGGTGTACAAGCCCCTCTTCGGCTTCAAAGGGCGGGGGCTCCGCCTCCTCGCCCCCGGGGACCCCTCCCCCCTCCGGGAGCTTTTGGAGGAGAGGGGGGCCGTCTACCTCCAGGAGTTCCTCGAATCGACGGCGCAAAGGCCGAGGGACATCAGGGCCTTCGTCGTCGGCGGCCGCGTCGCCGGAGCGATCTTCCGGGTGGCGCCGCCGGGGTCCTGGATCAGCAACCTCGCAAGGGGAGGCGCCCCCGAGAGGTGCCCCCTCACTCCGGAGATCGAGGATCTGGCGGTCCGGGCTGCCTCCGCCGTCGGGGCGGTCTACTGCGGCGTCGACCTGATCGAGACCTCCTCCGGCCTTCGGGTCCTGGAGGTGAACGGGACCCCCTCGGGGTGGGGTCTCCACCAGGCCTGGGGGATCGACGTCGGCGAGCTGATCGCCCGAGCCGTCCTCCGCCTCGCCGGCGGCTCGGGTTAG
- a CDS encoding rhodanese-like domain-containing protein gives MSEGMVRDLDPREAIRLIQDGGGDPELLILDVRTPQEHERIRIEGSVNLDLHSPAFLAEVSALDRRKAYLVYCLVGVRSRAAAEAMARLGFGEVFNLAGGIRSWTKLGLPTVGR, from the coding sequence ATGTCCGAAGGGATGGTGCGAGACCTGGACCCCCGGGAGGCTATCCGCCTCATCCAGGACGGAGGGGGCGATCCCGAGCTTCTGATCCTGGACGTCCGGACCCCCCAGGAGCACGAGAGGATCAGGATCGAGGGGTCGGTGAACCTCGACCTCCACTCCCCCGCCTTCCTCGCGGAGGTGTCGGCCCTCGATAGGAGGAAGGCCTATCTGGTATACTGCCTGGTGGGGGTGAGGTCGAGGGCGGCGGCGGAGGCGATGGCCCGCCTCGGCTTCGGGGAGGTCTTCAACCTCGCCGGCGGGATCCGGAGTTGGACGAAGCTGGGGCTGCCGACGGTCGGCCGATAG